The segment agttgaagagagagcagtctggcaagcaccacggcaatgcggacgccctctcccggcgtgatgccttcttcgctgcctttaccccgacgaggacgtcggtcccgagggaggggatgtgtgatgtcacgagaggctgtgtcctggagggacgttacatccccctgaggtggctgcaaacccagacagctatggctccatctgctggtagggtcgggaactccacccctctatggccaatcttcccacgcagctgaaacaaatgaggagctgatgagctgaaggtttgggaagggaagagacacagtctccaacctgggctctctggaggacaagagtgctgcacgtccacttccatgaggaatataaggatttggagatacttacctttgggaaatactcacctttggatatatgcacctgtggaaatacgtgagagacatttggaaggactttttgctgggttggccactagctgcaacgtggactacacaatcccgctgaaagctgtgtagcctctcgtgacgtcacaatattttatttatttttatatctttaaaaaaaaatcgtattattatttattattgttattattataataatttttttgggggggtgaggtgggggggtagaaggattacttttatactatcccaggtattccttaaagaggtagggtttcaagtgtctccggaaggtggtcaaaCACAATGTTGTTTTAACTTTAAACATCAGAATCTTTTTTTGGAAGTGATTCAAATACAGGAGTAATTGTGAATGTACAACAGAATTCTGAGAATCGTGTTCTAACAGTTTATTTCCATTCTGTAATCTAATACAACAGACATTTAATAACCTCTCAGTTTAAGAAAAATGTTTAGAGCTGAACTGTTGCTTTAAAATATCATCATTAGATTACATCAAAGAAAGATTTGTCTGTGAGTCAAACTACAATatctacacacacaccatttagTATGAAGCCATGAATTGGGCACttagtgtcttgcaaaagtattcatccaccttggtgtttttcctattttgttgcattacaacctttaatttaaatagattttttttgggatttcatgtaatggacatacacaaaatagtccaaattggtgaagtgaaatgaaaaaaattacttgtttcaaaaaatgctcaaaaataaataatggaaaagtggtgcgtgcacatgtattcaccccctttgctatgaagcccttaaataagatctggtgcaaccaattaccttcagaagtcacataattagttaaataaagtccacctgtgtgcaatctaagtgtcacatgatctcagtatatatacaccaattctgaaaggccccagagtctgcaacaccactaagcaaggggcaccaccaagcaagcggcaccatgaagaccaaggagctctccaaacaggtcagggacaaagttgtggagaagtacagatcagggttgggttataaaaaaatatcagaaactttgaacatcccacggagcaccattaaatccattataaaaaaattgaaagaatatggcaccacaacaaacctgccaagagcgggcggcccaccaaaactcacagaccaggcaaggagggcattaatcagagaggcaacaaagagaccaaagataaccctgaaggagctgcaaagctccacagcagagattggagtatctgtccataggaccactttaagccgtacactccacagagttgggctttacggaagagtggccagaaaaaagccattgcttaaagaaaagaataagcaaacacgtttggtgttcgccaaaaggcatgtgggagactccccaaacatatggaagaaggtaaaattgagctttttggacatcaaggaaaacgctatgtctggcgcaaacccaacacctctcatcaccccgagaacaccatccccacagtgaagcatggtggtggcagcatcatgctgtggggatgtttttccatcggcagggactgggaaactggtcagaattgaaggaatgatggatggcgctaaatacagggaaattcttgagggaaaccggtttcagtcttccagagatttgagactgggacagaggttcaccttccagcaggacaatgaccctaagcatactgctaaagcaacacttgagtggtttaaggggaacatttaaatgtcttggaacggcctagtcaaagcccagacctcaatccaattgagaatctgtggtacacgagtggaacccatccaacttgaaggagctggagcagttttgccttgaagaatgggcaaaaatcccagtacctagagacatacccaaagagacttgtaattgctgctaaaggtggctctacaaagtattgactttggggagggaggcgaatagttatgcacgctcaagttgtttttttttgtcttatttcttgtttgtttcacaataaaaaagattttgcatcttcaaagtggtaggcatgttgtgtaaatcaaatgatccaaaccccccaaaaaatatattttaattccaggttgtaaggcaacaaaatactttcgcaagccactatagTATGAAGGCACGcattctaagtggtatgctaTTATGAACATTGGAACGTAGCTTTGGTTGGCTCCTTGACCTAATCTCTCTGGTTTTCTAAACCAAGGTACTAAACTTGAAAATCACTTCTCttcctttttcttcttcttctttttcttctttcgATCATGAGGTCTCTCATCCGGGGACCGGGAATCCCTGTGAATGCCAACACACATTCAATTCACCAACAGGTAAAAACCTATCAAACATGTATACAGCCAAAGCATTCATCAACCACTGAATGTCTGCAAACAACCTTGATGGTGACTTCATACAATTAAACACTGTCAGATGTGAATGCATGAGACAATGAATGATATTCAGTCAAGCCACTACTCTCTGACtcacctctttctcttcctcttgcTCTCCTTCTCTCGGCTGCGCTCCTGGCTCTGCTCTGGGCTGGGGTCTTTGCTGCGCTCTGTGTTACGGTGGCGTTTGTGGTGGGAGCCGTGTCCGTCCCTGGAGCTGACGTGAGATTGGCGGGACTCTGTGGAGGCAGAGCGCCTGTCCTCAGACATTCTCCTGAGAGACAAAACGGTCCCGGGTTTTTTAAATCCACATGCTCCTCAGATGAGTATTACAGTACTAATTGGATTTTGTATGAGGCATCACGTAGGTGAGAAGACAATGGTTGGATTACCTGTGAGGGGCATGTTTGGACTCTCtaacctcctccttcctctcctctttccactGACTGGACAGTTCAACAGAGTGGACATTAATCACCTCCCGAATCACCTGCACGATTCATGAAAAACATAACcagatataacacacacacatctcaaagTAAAGTACAGCcattaacattctattgaaaCAGTCACATCCCCACACACCTCAGTGTAGGACTTCTTGGTGTTGTGTACGTTCTTGGCTCTGTAAGACTGCCGACGTCTCTTGTAGTCCCTCATCTCAGCCATCAGCTCCAGGTGAGACTTGTGCTCGTTCTGATCGTTACCTAGAGAACAGAAACAAACACAACAGACTCAGTGGAATGGCTTTAGAGGAGTAATTCATAGGAAAATTGGCTTAAACCATCCTACTGATCTCAATAGTTAATGTTTATAGGCCTACCCTTTTTGAGCTTGGCCACCAAATCAACATAGAGGTCCTCGTTGTTAGTTGCTCCAGCTTGATCCttctgttggctggcctcccttgTCACGTGATCGAAAAGAGCCAATCGGTCTGCCATAGTAAGGTCACAGATAGCTCGCTTGTGGTTCTGAGGAACTTCTGAAGGGTCTGTGGAGTATTCACCTGCAGCACAATGAAAAGGGctttacacacactcacatgctaCAACACTATCACACAGAGTACAGAGAGTCATGACAAGTCACTAATTCAAAAGCTTTTAAGAACACATTGAGATGATCACTCACACCTTCAGTATGAAAGGGTTAGAAAATAGTAAATGACTTTCCCCAACACGTACGGGGAAAATGTGTGTGTACGCGTGCACGTGTGTAATGCCGCCAACAGAGGCAGCATGTTTGAAAGGATATGGCATTAAAGGATACTGCACGTAATCAGTAAGCCTGAACGAGGGAAGAACCTCCTGTTATTACTCACCCCTGTCACTGAAAACAAAACACAGAACACATACAGATGACAAACTCAAAGAAACTATATAATAAAAGAAAAAACAACAGCCACCATATTTAGCCGTGTTTATAATGAATTAATGTATATTAATTGAGACCTTTTTAGACATGGGCAAGGCACTGAAGACCTACGAACTTCGTAAAAAATATTGTACCATTGGTTGCTCTTTGGTGAAATGACCATTAATTGCTTCTCCAGAATAAAAGCATAAATATTTTGTGGGACATGTCTACCACAGAGTCGAACTAATGCTGATAGCCATGAATACAAGCATAGGGTTTTATCAGTGACCTAACACAAGTGTAGGGATGTAATGATCTTACTTTGGCTGTACAGTCCCTCTGTCCTAATTGGTGGTGCACTTGCTCTTGCTTGAAGAATcacttgttgttgtgtgtgtttgtctacagGTGAGGCAGAACACAAAGAAAGATGTGAGACAAGCAGTGGGCTCCCCCACCCTGGGTCAGTTCAGGGAATTGTGACTACTACATTAAGTTGAGATTCACTTTGCAGTGGAATAGTGTGACACTCACCCATTGTGAAGCTGGTAATGTTGGCATTCTCATAACACACAGAGGGGTCATACATCTCAGCCTTGGGAAAGGAAAGGAGTTAACTTTTTATAAAAGCTTTTAAGAACATAATAACAGATAAGGTTGTTGTATAATTAGGGTGGATAGTTTTTCCTGATCATTTGACCTCACCAGAAATAACTTTGGTCTGCTCTAGTTATAGGGTCCAGTTTTTCTAGGTCTAGCCCTATGGTCCGGAATAACTCCTTACCCTAATGACAAGCTACATCAAAAGATGTTGATGGCTCAGTTGATATTTCagttgagtatgtgtgtgtggtgagtgcgTATGTGATACAGTATAGCTCTTTAACCTGTTCCTCATGGGAGTAGCCCATCTGGCTGAGTTGGCAGGTGGCTTTGTGTCTCTCCATGCTCCTGCTTGGCACTCTGTGGTTCGGGTCATAGGGGCACACCTCCATCGGCTCCTGTGGAAGAACATTTACAAGTTATAATCTCCTCTCTGTTTGTTGTAGCATGCATGTGTACGGAGACTTAATGAATCGCCCATCATTTATGGTTTTCCCATTCATTTGGAGGCCTTATATCGAACTAACTACATGTTATGATAAAAAATGTGTGTGTACGCGTGCACACAccagctcctgagtggcgcagtggtctaaggcactgcatcgcagtgctaactgtgctactagagatcctggttcgaatccaggctctgtcgcagccggccgcgaccgggagactcatgggcggcgcacaattggcccagcgttgtccagggtaggggagggaatggccggcagggatgtagctcagttgatagagcatggcgtttgcaacgccagggttgtgggttcgattcccacggggggccagtataaaaaaaaatatgtattcactaactgtaagtcgctctggataagagcgtctgctaaatgacttaaatgtaaatgtaaatgtaatgatgagtttctcgggtgttcaaagaatcaaggatgcaaggatatactgagacactttgtagaaagttaatgcaaatatttaatgatcggtaccgggttcgttacaacaatgaccagagctttgcccttgatgttacgaactaacttgaacaaagaagacactctaccttatataccctttattaccCTCCTcctggcaagtctccatgggcactacctgtctttgatgttcatcacccTTACCCCCAAGTCACTATACtgcccatcactcatgctattctaaacatcacaatttttttttattttttttgtcatttagcagacgctcttatccagagcgacttacaggagtaattagggttaagtgccttgctcaagggcacatcggcagatttttcacctagtcggctcggggattagaaccagcaacctttcggttactggcacaacgctcttaaccactaatctaccttgacataaggaatgtagacttcatggccccaaaccactcatcctctgtcttcacaatactatgacatgacatcattacattacacatacacAACAGATGGTGCACattttaaatatgtattattagctCAGGTAACGTCATGAAAACATTGATTCTGGTGTAAACTAGCCCTATAAAGGACGCCGCGCTTTCAGGGCTAGGTGAACCACCCCTGGAATCTGAGCAGTTGAAAAAATATAGCTAACTAGCTTCCTACCTACCTGAACTGAGCCGTTGTCCAGGTCCTGTCTCCATCCCAGCGTTTCCAACAGCTCATTCAGTTGTCTATGGCAGTTCTCGGTGAACTCGGTCAACTCTTCCAAACTTCGCAGACGAGCCTGGAGCGTTTGATTTTCTGGTGAGTCGCACATGTCGTAGTCAAACAAAAATCAAAATTGTGTTACATTGAAAAGGTTTTTCCTAACATTTTCCTAGTTAATGTTCAACCTATATTGGATATGGGGATTTTCGAACACTGTTCAGCGCCACTGTCGCATTCTGACTACGGTAGGCTGTGTGGCGCATGTAGATGACGTAAGCCATTCTGGTAATTGAAGTATCTATATATTTAAGgttaatttttttattatacACATTTGCAGCTAAAAGCTGAATTGCAGCATACATAGGCCTacgtaagtaagtaagtaaatcaaataaaacatatgagatGTAGTATACAATATTACAGTTAAGCAGCATTAAGCAGTTTCACAAAGTAAGGTATAGGGCTGTTGTAGTATATGTCAGTCTGAGTAGGGGGAAGGTTCAGTTTGTGACTGGATCGGGTAGATCTGCCACTGACATGACCTTTCATCTGAGGCAGCTACTCGTTGCTGGGATTTTGCAAGTTTTTGGGCAAAGGATCAGCAGAGGTGGGTGCGGCGGTACTACAAGGACTGCAAGCCCAGGTCATTGCACTCAGAGTCATAGGAGGTGTAGGTTGTGCCCATGATGATTTTGGTTGCATGTCATTGGATCTTCTGAAGTTGGTTGTGTTGGTGGGCTGTGAGACCTGGGTGCCATACTTGAGCGGAGCACTGGATGGACAAAGCAGGTGTAGACTGTCAGAAGGTCTTGGAAGTTACATATAATATATCTTCATTATAAGTTCAAATCAAGACAACAAGCAAAGTTTTTCTTATTTTATTgggtaaaaaataattaaattgtaaaatacatttttatatttaaactacatttaaatacatttaaaagaCATTCAAAAGACAAGGCTGACATTTAAAAACACAGTTAAAGTTCAATTGCAAACAACTTTTGAAATAATGCTGGTTTAGGTGGGGGAAAGCTGGTCATCGTGCAGCAATATGGGTTCCATCAAATAATTTGGATACACTCCTTCTGATCTAAAAAGAAATACATAAAAACATTAGGCTACTGCATAGCCCTACTTCATGTTTATGTGCGTCAACAATGTGTAAATTAACAATGACCTTGAATCATTTAAATACTTACATTACTTCAAGTGTCTCTGTGTCCTCATAGGCTACTTCCTCCACTATTTCCACCTCGACTCCTACCATTATTGTCTTCCTCACTGGGAAACAGAAGTATTTGATTAGAGGAAAATACTACATAGCAGCCATACTGGATCATCATAGAGAATAATTACCCTCTTTCACAtgaacagacacatacacacttacctCCGAAATTGAAGAGAGGGGAACCAGCCCAACTGTGGCAATATCTTCTTGGTCcatgcatacaaacacaaccATGGCCCTCTGTCCTGTGGCTCCCCCAATGACTGCCTAAATAATGCTGGGATGATTCTTCTCCATCAGCAGCACCCAAGGAGGGCAGGTGTGGGGGGACATCCATCCACATTTCAGGGGCCTCCTGCCTTGTGTCACTCTGGCTTTGGATGCTAACTAGGTCTGTGTGGACAGGGCCAAAGGGACTCTCTGTACCAGCCCAGCGGTTCTGAACACACTCTTGGGTGAGGCCATGGCCATCTGAAGACACAAGGGacaaaggagagaaggagagaacctAAGAACATTTGACAAAAAGCTATTCTGTTCATACCATTTATGATGTCTAAAGGGATTCAAGTGAATGGAGAAACCAAGCAAATGGCATTATGTCTATATGTTGGATAGCACTTTAATGAGCATACAAAGACATGGGAATGGGGGAGATGAAGACTGAAAAGTGGATAAAGAGTTGTAAGGAGAGGAGATAGAAggctgagagaggaggggaagggaagagatggaggagcgATAATAGTGAGGTGTGGTGAGAAGAGATGACATAAGGTAGGATGGAAGGGTGGGTGCTGTTCTGTTGCAGTCTGTCGTTGTATCACGTGTTTGGTCCTGCTGTCTCTTTGGCCTGCCAATGGCCCTGCTGAGTTTGGGCAAGGCTCTTAGTCACAAGTCATCCGCCCACACTGGCAAACACTGAGGGAGTGGTAGGTAAGCAAAGCCAGAATAGAAGCATTGGGAATACATCATGTTATTTGATACAAACCAGCATAAACCCTGTTTACCCTAAGACAGAGGCAGACAACAAGGCATGCCACTTGAAAACAAACGTAAAACAGGAAAAACAGGGTTGCAATGAGCCTGCAATATTCTCTCACAGTTACCTAATACACTTCACTCTTACCTGTAGTATAGCAACAGATTGCTGGATGCTCCCTGGTCCAAATAGCATGTTCTTCCTCttttccttcttcctcctcctcatcctcccatTGCCTCAGGGTTGCTGAGCCAAGTCTGCCCAGGTGCCTGTGGTGGCGTAGAGGCGCCCCGCTCGACCACAACCAGTTAGGGTTCTGTCCATACATCTCAATCAGAGCTTCTACACCAAGGCAAAGAAGAATCACTATGTGTGTTTGATTCCCTACTTGCTGATAGCAGGTCTATAGGCTAGAGATGAGCCAGGTTTTTCCATGGACTGGAGCTGCATGGGCTCCGCAGCAGTGCCCTCTGATCCGATCAGCTGCAGAACAGCTTTTCAGTGGAGGCACGATTCAGTGTTTCCTGTTCAGAAAGGAAGTGCACCACAATGGTTCTGACACAAGTGTTTCTGATCTTGTGTAATGATGACTCTTGGTGGTcttactgtattacaacacaacacaaattCAATACAACATTATTAGCCTTTGGGACAGTTAATGCTGTGCAGTAGCATTAGGAACATGTGCACACTCACGCATATACACAAAATACAATACACGATGCAATGGCTGGCCTGGTGAAAATAATGTTGTTTAGCACAATAGTAAGACAGTAACAATTGAGACAATTCACAATTTGGCATCATATTCACTTGTGTAAAAATTATTTTTAAAGTCGGCACTATGCAAATCTATTACTATAAGTACTACTATCTATTGTATTACTTTGAGAAATGCAGTCAGCGTTGCATTTATCTTCGTTGACAAGTTTTATTATCACATGATTGGCAGGCAGCCGGTCACATGTTAATGCAAGGCCAATCAGGGAATAGTGCGCTGACCTCGGGTTTTAGAGATGATGAACGTCAATGAAACAGAACACTGGAATGGTGCCTGGAATATACCATTTACTTCCTCGAGTGTTAATTTCATTTGAACAAAACATACTCTGGTAAACGTTTATACTTTGACTTTTGTTCAACTACATCTACTCTTTTACTCCAAATAAAGGTTCCCAAAGACAACAGCCTAAAACTCAAATGAATCCCTCCCATTGCTTATTGTAAAGCAGGACATCCGACACTCCCCTTGTGTaaagcagggcagggcagggcaagTCAGGGAAGGGGATTATTTATTGCCAGTTGCTATCACAGTGTTATTCTTTTAATTCATAGAAATGAGTTATCCGGGATATGGTGCTCCCGCAGGCGGATACCCTGGAGGGGTAAGATCTTAGACACGTTTCTTCTACACAAATATGAAGATAAATGGGTATGGGTAGGAACGCTTAGTTGTCCGGAAGTAGAACTGCAAATGGGCATAATATCCTACATAATATAACAAGCGTATATTGCACAGTGTTTTCCGAATACAGTCGACTATTTGTTGTATCTAATACAATTTGTAGGCCTGCCTGCCAATGAATCGCTGCCGTGGGCAAGTCGTAGTAGGCATTTTATGCTTGATGCGCTTTCGCCTCTGCTCCGGGAGACGAAGAAACTTGATGGCCTTGCTCGATACAACAGAGACTCTCTTACAATGTAACAATCTGAGTTGATCAAAAGGTTACACGAAGGGCAAATGTTACAATATTATCTATACTATGATGGATTATAGGGCCTACACTTTGTATAATCAGTTCAGTAGCGTGTAAATCGATGGAAATACTGGTTTTGGATTGACTCATATCACCCAACCCTGGGAATGGTCAGGTTCACGTAATAGCTGGGACTCGCTGTCTTGTTGTTGCTGGCCGAAGTACAGTTTGACACCTACTGATTGCAATAAACAATCTATATGAAATCATTCTCAGCCCCTTGACCTCTGCAGAGCAAGTTGGCAATGCACTGATTTGAGACATGATTATCTGTTGTCTATAGGCTATTGGTTAGGTGGGTCATTGGGATGTTCACTTGCATGGCACCTGACCTATGTTGTCACTAACTGTTTCATAGTAACCTTATAGTgtttactgttctctctctctctctctctaaatcattgtctgtctctctctaaatcATTGTCTGTCTCACAGTATGGAGGTGCCCCTGCTGGTGGCCACCCTCCTGGTGGCCCTGGTTTTGGTGGATACCCTGGTCAGCAGCAAGACCCTCTCTATGGATTTTTTGCTGCTGTTGCAGGCCAGGTAATAAGGCTTATAGATTAACATATTAAGCTATCTGCTAATctcaacacagtcaaaacagCATACTGTAGTCTAAAAATGTAAAGCATTGTTTCGGTCTCAATAAGTATTTTTTCCCCTCCATCTTTTGACATTGGAAGGACGGGCACATATCAGCGGAAGAGCTCCAGCAATGCCTCACACAGGCTAACTTCTCTGGTGGCTACAAACGTAAGAGTTAACACCATGTACAAGACCGAAGGGAACCACTAATTCCCAGCCATTTT is part of the Coregonus clupeaformis isolate EN_2021a chromosome 28, ASM2061545v1, whole genome shotgun sequence genome and harbors:
- the LOC121570659 gene encoding U11/U12 small nuclear ribonucleoprotein 48 kDa protein, producing the protein MCDSPENQTLQARLRSLEELTEFTENCHRQLNELLETLGWRQDLDNGSVQEPMEVCPYDPNHRVPSRSMERHKATCQLSQMGYSHEEQAEMYDPSVCYENANITSFTMDKHTQQQVILQARASAPPIRTEGLYSQSEYSTDPSEVPQNHKRAICDLTMADRLALFDHVTREASQQKDQAGATNNEDLYVDLVAKLKKGNDQNEHKSHLELMAEMRDYKRRRQSYRAKNVHNTKKSYTEVIREVINVHSVELSSQWKEERKEEVRESKHAPHRRMSEDRRSASTESRQSHVSSRDGHGSHHKRHRNTERSKDPSPEQSQERSREKESKRKRKRDSRSPDERPHDRKKKKKKKKKEEK
- the LOC123482095 gene encoding uncharacterized protein LOC123482095, whose amino-acid sequence is MYGQNPNWLWSSGAPLRHHRHLGRLGSATLRQWEDEEEEEGKEEEHAIWTREHPAICCYTTDGHGLTQECVQNRWAGTESPFGPVHTDLVSIQSQSDTRQEAPEMWMDVPPHLPSLGAADGEESSQHYLGSHWGSHRTEGHGCVCMHGPRRYCHSWAGSPLFNFGVRKTIMVGVEVEIVEEVAYEDTETLEVISEGVYPNYLMEPILLHDDQLSPT